Proteins from a single region of Catenulispora acidiphila DSM 44928:
- a CDS encoding L,D-transpeptidase, producing the protein MSPKDGSKVGVAMPVRVDFASTVPSTNRAAIEKSMKVTTTPHVDGAWSWLDSNTVDFRPQGFWPAGTKVSVQFGSTDRKLDFTIGADHEIVVNAATHKMNVYENGALVKTLASGTGKTGWETYSGTMAVEDMVPHIEMTSCAIGIQCTKGGPGWYDLQTYHDLQLTDSGTFIHSAWWDDSLGKANVSHGCIHLSEADAAVLWNIVQVGDPVTVKGTSKKVSQSNGYADYTLSWSQWLSNSATGIQVF; encoded by the coding sequence GTGTCACCGAAGGACGGCTCTAAGGTCGGTGTCGCGATGCCGGTCCGCGTCGACTTCGCCTCTACGGTGCCGTCGACGAACCGCGCGGCGATCGAGAAGTCGATGAAGGTCACGACGACGCCGCACGTTGACGGCGCGTGGTCCTGGCTCGACTCGAACACCGTCGACTTCCGCCCGCAGGGCTTCTGGCCGGCCGGCACCAAGGTCTCCGTCCAGTTCGGCTCGACCGACCGCAAGCTGGACTTCACCATCGGCGCCGACCACGAGATCGTCGTCAACGCGGCGACGCACAAGATGAACGTCTACGAGAACGGCGCGTTGGTCAAGACACTGGCCAGCGGCACGGGCAAGACGGGCTGGGAAACCTACAGCGGCACGATGGCCGTCGAGGACATGGTCCCGCACATCGAGATGACCTCGTGCGCCATCGGCATCCAATGCACCAAGGGCGGGCCAGGCTGGTACGACCTCCAGACGTACCATGACCTGCAACTCACCGACAGCGGCACCTTCATCCACTCAGCATGGTGGGACGATTCACTGGGCAAGGCGAACGTCTCACACGGCTGCATCCACCTCTCGGAAGCCGACGCAGCAGTGCTGTGGAACATTGTCCAGGTCGGGGACCCGGTGACGGTCAAGGGCACCAGCAAGAAGGTGAGCCAGTCCAACGGCTACGCCGACTACACGCTGTCGTGGTCGCAATGGCTGTCCAACTCCGCCACCGGCATCCAGGTGTTCTGA